One part of the Bacillota bacterium genome encodes these proteins:
- a CDS encoding AAA family ATPase, whose product MSKSDYLKALIRTHAEGDDERFYAVALQVAAQEARQGHTKFAQELRDLVDQARARGKTLPAGQHTRPVAIIQPRGELAAVRSPAS is encoded by the coding sequence GTGAGCAAATCGGACTATCTAAAGGCTCTGATCCGCACTCACGCTGAAGGCGACGACGAGCGGTTTTATGCCGTTGCGTTGCAGGTGGCCGCGCAAGAGGCCCGGCAGGGGCACACCAAGTTCGCGCAAGAACTCCGCGATCTGGTGGACCAGGCACGGGCACGCGGGAAGACCCTCCCGGCAGGCCAACACACAAGGCCGGTAGCGATCATTCAGCCGCGCGGTGAACTGGCGGCAGTAAGGAGTCCCGCCAGT